In Ectothiorhodospira sp. BSL-9, a single window of DNA contains:
- a CDS encoding BolA family transcriptional regulator, translated as MSVQSQIERKLSQGLNPAYLEVENESDGHNVPAGSESHFKVTVAADAFEGQRLLARHRQVNALLMDELQGAVHALALHTFTPQEWSARGGRVKESPPCMG; from the coding sequence ATGAGTGTGCAGTCACAGATCGAACGCAAGCTGTCCCAGGGGCTGAACCCTGCCTATCTTGAGGTGGAGAACGAGAGCGATGGTCACAATGTGCCGGCGGGTTCAGAGTCCCATTTCAAGGTGACGGTGGCCGCGGATGCGTTCGAGGGTCAGCGGCTGCTGGCCAGGCACCGGCAGGTGAATGCGTTGTTGATGGATGAGTTGCAGGGGGCTGTGCATGCCCTGGCCCTGCACACCTTCACGCCCCAGGAGTGGTCGGCACGCGGCGGGCGGGTGAAGGAGTCGCCGCCTTGCATGGGGTGA
- the fliL gene encoding flagellar basal body-associated protein FliL: MKTSTYILPPLLAMMLLFASAQVAWAGDGDYPGYIALEPALVVNLDNPRRAQFLQIQAQFYVETAADAERVQRHMPVIRDRMITYFGGRDPDKVRGAQERERMRAEVLDHLREAMEETTGAPSVSNLYFTGFVVQ; encoded by the coding sequence ATGAAGACAAGCACCTACATCCTGCCCCCCCTGCTGGCCATGATGCTGCTCTTCGCCTCTGCCCAGGTGGCCTGGGCCGGTGATGGCGACTACCCCGGCTATATCGCCCTGGAACCTGCCCTGGTGGTGAATCTGGATAACCCGCGCCGTGCCCAGTTTCTGCAGATCCAGGCCCAGTTCTACGTGGAGACAGCCGCCGACGCAGAGCGGGTGCAGCGGCACATGCCGGTGATTCGTGATCGCATGATCACCTACTTTGGTGGTCGCGATCCGGACAAGGTCCGCGGCGCCCAGGAACGCGAACGGATGCGTGCCGAGGTGCTGGATCATTTGCGCGAGGCCATGGAGGAGACGACCGGCGCACCCTCCGTCAGCAACCTCTATTTCACCGGTTTCGTCGTCCAGTGA
- a CDS encoding DUF2914 domain-containing protein, protein MRNNPRSSSIVGSVLMPGILALACASGTALAHNHTEDEQTASAKDAASEMDAARNFEEPSEAMPREAPAMDEPPVNAAEADAPGMPPVQDGGPAMDEPALDEAPEAAPPADPVDAPAMDEPHDAMPEEAPAMDADPGVTEPAITEPDITDEPMDAPAEEPTEPAQPEAAAEEPEMAPEPGPRGQVSRGQFTSGIDNREPVDNLTRVDAGAEQVYFFSEIMYHEGGEIIHRWRYRDNQDMGNIHFDVGGPRWRIWSMKTLDPAWTGPWRVEVVTQDGEVLDTYRFELR, encoded by the coding sequence ATGAGAAACAATCCACGTTCCTCCAGTATTGTCGGCTCGGTGCTCATGCCCGGCATCCTGGCCCTGGCCTGCGCCTCGGGCACGGCCCTGGCTCACAACCACACCGAAGATGAGCAAACCGCCAGCGCCAAGGATGCGGCCTCCGAGATGGACGCGGCCCGTAATTTCGAAGAACCTTCCGAGGCCATGCCGCGGGAGGCGCCCGCCATGGATGAGCCGCCCGTCAATGCTGCGGAGGCGGATGCACCCGGGATGCCCCCCGTGCAGGACGGTGGCCCCGCCATGGATGAGCCGGCCCTGGATGAGGCCCCCGAGGCCGCCCCTCCCGCTGATCCGGTCGATGCCCCGGCCATGGATGAGCCTCACGATGCCATGCCCGAAGAGGCCCCCGCCATGGACGCCGACCCGGGTGTGACCGAGCCCGCCATCACCGAGCCGGACATCACCGACGAACCCATGGACGCGCCGGCCGAGGAACCCACCGAGCCTGCCCAGCCGGAGGCTGCCGCCGAGGAGCCGGAAATGGCCCCCGAACCGGGCCCGCGAGGCCAGGTGTCCCGCGGCCAGTTCACCTCGGGTATCGATAACCGCGAACCGGTGGACAACCTCACCCGGGTGGATGCCGGTGCGGAGCAGGTGTATTTCTTCAGCGAGATCATGTACCACGAGGGCGGCGAGATCATCCACCGCTGGCGTTACCGGGATAACCAGGACATGGGCAACATCCACTTTGATGTGGGCGGCCCCCGCTGGCGCATCTGGTCCATGAAGACCCTGGATCCGGCCTGGACCGGCCCCTGGCGCGTGGAAGTGGTCACCCAGGACGGCGAGGTGCTGGACACCTATCGGTTCGAGTTGCGGTGA
- a CDS encoding GTP-binding protein — protein sequence MSGAVLNLITGFLGAGKTTAILHLLAHRPAHERWAVLVNEFGEVGIDGEILADAAGDEIRVREVSGGCICCTGAMNLRVALTKILREIRPDRLLVEPTGLGHPTGIVDTLRDPWLASAARLGNITCIVDPAGFSQERLEKSLIYKDQLTLADVVVINKTDVAPADQLEALEAFVAGLYPPKQAVVRTTHGRIDPALLDLEASGVDRAGERGVLTVMAPAGAFVVGSGPGSVAAPLSGASPGTQAPAADTARGWRFAPEDRFDLKVLEGLFSKPPFSELVRAKGVVRTGREWYRFDWAEGRFSTAPIAWRRDSRVELIADEVLDWVAVEKALTQALTPCKAATPSPARRVPTTPGA from the coding sequence GTGAGTGGAGCCGTCCTCAACCTGATCACCGGCTTTCTGGGCGCCGGCAAGACCACCGCCATCCTGCACCTGCTGGCACACCGCCCGGCCCATGAGCGCTGGGCGGTGCTGGTCAACGAGTTCGGCGAGGTGGGCATCGACGGGGAGATCCTCGCCGATGCGGCCGGTGACGAGATCCGGGTGCGGGAGGTTTCCGGTGGCTGCATCTGCTGCACCGGGGCCATGAACCTGCGGGTGGCACTCACCAAAATACTCCGGGAGATCCGCCCGGATCGCCTGCTGGTGGAGCCCACCGGGCTGGGGCATCCCACGGGCATCGTGGATACCCTGCGCGACCCCTGGCTGGCCTCCGCTGCCCGGCTGGGCAACATCACCTGCATCGTGGATCCGGCCGGGTTCAGTCAGGAGCGTCTGGAGAAATCCCTGATCTACAAGGATCAGCTCACCCTGGCCGATGTGGTGGTGATCAACAAGACCGATGTGGCCCCGGCTGACCAGCTGGAAGCCCTGGAGGCCTTCGTGGCGGGGCTGTACCCACCGAAGCAGGCCGTGGTGCGCACCACCCACGGCCGGATCGATCCGGCCCTGCTGGATCTGGAGGCGTCCGGCGTGGACAGGGCAGGGGAGCGGGGTGTCCTTACGGTGATGGCGCCGGCTGGTGCGTTCGTTGTGGGCAGTGGGCCCGGTTCGGTTGCGGCCCCCCTGAGCGGCGCAAGCCCTGGTACTCAGGCGCCGGCAGCCGATACGGCGCGTGGCTGGCGATTCGCGCCGGAGGATCGTTTCGATCTGAAAGTGCTGGAGGGCTTGTTCAGCAAGCCACCGTTCAGTGAACTGGTGCGCGCCAAGGGCGTGGTGCGCACCGGGCGGGAATGGTACCGGTTCGATTGGGCCGAGGGGCGATTCTCCACCGCCCCCATCGCCTGGCGCCGGGACAGTCGGGTGGAGTTGATTGCTGATGAGGTGCTGGATTGGGTGGCGGTGGAGAAGGCGCTCACGCAGGCCCTCACCCCATGCAAGGCGGCGACTCCTTCACCCGCCCGCCGCGTGCCGACCACTCCTGGGGCGTGA
- a CDS encoding DUF2058 family protein, with protein sequence MSQLRDQLLKAGLVTEEQAQKAEEVQNRPSRARDGRPARGGGQGRSDNRKGGAARTKKARPQGRTDKPRRAPEREARAPASAPDGPARPSRGNRGQPSPQARALKQELRELIAAHRVNQDQAEQPYHFQVGQTIKHLYVTEEQQAQLADGQLCIAFLDGRRHLLPAVIGRQILERDPSRTVVFPGEPDEEVDPVSTPPQEEEHRP encoded by the coding sequence ATGAGCCAGCTTCGCGATCAACTTCTCAAGGCCGGCCTGGTCACCGAGGAACAGGCCCAAAAGGCCGAGGAGGTTCAGAATCGTCCTTCCCGTGCCCGGGATGGACGCCCGGCGCGGGGCGGCGGGCAGGGCCGGTCGGACAACCGCAAGGGTGGGGCGGCTCGCACCAAGAAGGCCCGCCCTCAGGGCCGTACGGACAAGCCCCGGCGGGCCCCGGAGCGCGAGGCGCGGGCGCCGGCATCGGCACCCGATGGGCCTGCCAGGCCCTCCAGGGGGAATCGTGGACAACCCAGTCCCCAGGCACGCGCCCTCAAGCAGGAACTCAGGGAATTGATTGCCGCGCATCGGGTCAATCAGGATCAGGCCGAGCAGCCCTATCACTTCCAGGTGGGGCAGACCATCAAGCATCTGTATGTCACCGAGGAGCAGCAGGCGCAGCTGGCCGATGGGCAGCTGTGCATCGCCTTTCTGGACGGACGTCGGCATCTGCTGCCTGCCGTCATTGGTCGTCAGATCCTGGAGCGGGACCCGAGTCGAACCGTGGTCTTCCCCGGAGAGCCTGATGAAGAGGTCGATCCGGTATCCACCCCACCCCAAGAGGAAGAACATCGCCCATGA